One stretch of Estrella lausannensis DNA includes these proteins:
- the glyS gene encoding glycine--tRNA ligase subunit beta — MVTFQDIIRRLTRFWEEQGCILQQGYDLEVGAGTFNPATFFRCLGPEPYRACYVEPSRRPTDGRYGLNPNRVQHYFQFQVMLKPAPLNIQELYLQSLEAVGFNLKEHDVRFVHDDWESPTLGASGLGWEVWMDGMEITQFTYFQNCGGLPLKPVTGELTYGLERLALYIQKVESIFDIQWTGDITYGDIYQQSEYEWSRYNFEESDARLWLQHFDAYEKEASLLVAKGLVIPAYDFVMKASHAFNMLDARGVISVTERTSYIARVRQLACDVAKAYLLSREKQKFPLMPRFKGIREEVPVKLTPKERLPEELMDASSDEKMDYLLEIGSEELPASFIEPALESLQGKLRALFDKENIPYTAIEMYGTPRRLAACVKGLSLAKPARTEERKGPAKESAFDADGSLKPAGLGFFKAVAAKPLALQEIAAGRHPKVRLREIGGKEYLFATIQEDSRPTTDILMETLPDIILGIDFPKKMRWSDLDISYARPLRWIVSLFGNHIVPFTVGNITAGRESTGHSQLHPWAFALVKSEDYLPILKDHKVIADIAERKKIIAKKIREIEECQGAVAAEKEKVLNQVVNLVEWPELLTGTFKAEYLKAPTEVLISEMVEHQKYFPLIKKDGTLKSCFIITANTRPTDKVREGNERALSPRLADGLALFEADLKIPLHELNERLKSITFQKDLGSVFAKVERLTRHAALIQQKLGISTPEQCARAALLSKCDIASRMVFEFPELQGTMGRHFALAQGETAEIAHAIEEHWMPKGEAAPLPSTPTGIVISLAEKFDNLLGSALVGLKATSSSDPYALRRQALGLIKILIANSLKLPLRELMQDLIDHFPLELRKRKEGAVDEVLEFLMNRIRTVFLEFGLSKDAIEASASIGFNDVYDSFLKAKAFQNFREKEGRFYKLFEVYKRVKGQLTSQKSINFSEALLEERAEIALHKLLQTTEEPFHSAVSSGRYDEAYRMIAEIQPALATLFDEVKIMAEDPKIQGNRLALLQLVFDRFSKLLDFSKIRE, encoded by the coding sequence ATGGTTACGTTTCAAGACATCATCCGGCGGCTGACAAGGTTTTGGGAAGAACAGGGCTGTATCCTACAGCAAGGGTATGATCTGGAAGTGGGAGCCGGCACTTTCAATCCGGCCACCTTCTTTCGCTGCTTAGGGCCCGAACCCTACCGCGCGTGCTATGTGGAGCCTTCTCGACGCCCCACTGACGGTCGCTATGGCCTCAATCCAAACAGAGTACAGCACTATTTTCAATTCCAGGTCATGCTCAAGCCGGCCCCTCTCAATATTCAGGAGCTCTATCTCCAATCCCTGGAGGCTGTCGGCTTCAACTTAAAGGAGCACGATGTCCGCTTTGTCCACGATGACTGGGAGTCCCCCACGCTTGGAGCTTCAGGTCTTGGCTGGGAGGTGTGGATGGATGGCATGGAGATCACCCAATTTACCTACTTTCAAAACTGTGGCGGACTTCCCTTGAAGCCCGTCACCGGTGAATTGACCTATGGACTCGAAAGACTTGCCCTCTATATCCAAAAAGTGGAGAGCATTTTTGATATTCAGTGGACCGGAGATATCACCTATGGGGATATTTACCAGCAAAGCGAGTACGAGTGGAGCCGCTACAACTTCGAGGAATCAGATGCCAGACTTTGGCTCCAGCATTTTGACGCCTATGAAAAAGAAGCCTCCCTTCTTGTGGCAAAAGGTCTTGTTATCCCCGCCTACGATTTTGTGATGAAGGCCTCTCACGCGTTCAACATGCTCGATGCTAGAGGCGTGATCTCCGTTACGGAACGAACATCCTATATAGCCCGGGTCAGGCAGCTTGCCTGTGATGTCGCCAAAGCGTATTTGCTATCTCGAGAAAAGCAAAAATTCCCCCTGATGCCCAGGTTCAAGGGGATCAGGGAAGAGGTCCCTGTCAAGTTAACCCCCAAAGAACGACTCCCGGAAGAGTTGATGGACGCTTCAAGCGATGAAAAAATGGACTATCTGCTTGAAATTGGGTCTGAAGAGCTCCCCGCATCCTTCATCGAGCCGGCATTAGAGAGCTTGCAAGGAAAACTGAGGGCGCTCTTTGATAAGGAGAACATACCCTACACGGCCATCGAGATGTATGGCACCCCTAGAAGACTTGCCGCCTGCGTCAAAGGGTTATCGCTCGCAAAACCAGCCCGGACGGAGGAAAGAAAGGGGCCGGCCAAGGAATCCGCTTTTGACGCGGACGGCTCCCTAAAGCCGGCTGGACTAGGATTTTTCAAAGCCGTTGCCGCAAAACCACTTGCCCTACAAGAGATCGCTGCCGGCCGTCACCCTAAAGTCCGGCTCCGGGAGATCGGAGGAAAAGAGTACCTCTTTGCCACAATACAAGAGGATAGCCGCCCCACCACCGATATTTTGATGGAAACCCTGCCGGACATCATCTTAGGGATCGACTTCCCCAAAAAAATGCGCTGGTCGGATCTCGATATCTCTTACGCGCGCCCTCTCCGCTGGATCGTCTCTCTTTTCGGCAATCATATCGTTCCCTTCACTGTCGGGAATATCACGGCCGGAAGGGAGTCGACAGGACACAGCCAGCTTCACCCTTGGGCTTTTGCACTCGTCAAATCCGAAGATTACCTCCCCATCCTTAAAGATCACAAAGTGATCGCCGATATTGCCGAAAGAAAGAAAATCATCGCCAAAAAAATCCGGGAGATCGAGGAGTGTCAGGGAGCTGTTGCGGCAGAGAAGGAAAAAGTCTTAAACCAGGTAGTTAATCTGGTAGAGTGGCCGGAACTTTTAACGGGCACTTTCAAAGCAGAATATTTGAAGGCGCCCACAGAAGTTCTCATTTCTGAAATGGTGGAGCACCAAAAATACTTTCCTCTCATCAAAAAGGACGGAACACTTAAAAGTTGCTTCATCATCACTGCCAACACGCGGCCGACAGATAAAGTAAGAGAAGGCAATGAACGCGCACTATCCCCAAGACTAGCCGATGGCCTGGCACTCTTTGAGGCCGATCTGAAGATTCCCTTGCACGAGTTAAATGAAAGGCTCAAAAGTATCACCTTCCAAAAAGACTTAGGAAGCGTCTTTGCAAAGGTAGAACGCCTCACCAGGCACGCAGCCCTCATCCAGCAAAAGCTTGGCATCAGCACCCCCGAGCAATGCGCCCGAGCCGCTCTTTTATCCAAGTGCGATATCGCCTCCCGGATGGTGTTTGAGTTTCCCGAGCTGCAAGGCACCATGGGGCGCCACTTCGCTTTAGCGCAAGGCGAGACAGCCGAGATTGCCCACGCCATCGAAGAACATTGGATGCCAAAAGGAGAAGCTGCGCCACTACCCTCAACCCCCACAGGGATCGTCATCTCTCTCGCCGAAAAATTTGACAATCTCCTTGGCTCGGCTCTTGTCGGACTGAAGGCGACCTCCTCAAGCGACCCTTACGCCTTGCGCCGTCAGGCTCTCGGCCTGATCAAAATCCTGATCGCAAACTCTTTGAAACTGCCGCTCCGAGAATTGATGCAAGATCTAATCGATCACTTCCCTCTGGAGCTTAGAAAACGAAAGGAAGGCGCCGTCGATGAGGTACTGGAATTTTTGATGAATCGCATACGGACTGTTTTTTTGGAATTCGGCCTCTCCAAGGACGCAATCGAAGCCTCGGCATCGATTGGCTTCAATGACGTCTACGACAGCTTTTTAAAAGCCAAAGCCTTCCAGAACTTCAGAGAAAAAGAGGGGCGCTTTTACAAATTATTTGAAGTCTATAAAAGGGTCAAAGGACAGCTTACCAGCCAAAAGAGCATAAACTTTTCAGAGGCGCTATTAGAAGAGCGGGCGGAGATTGCCCTTCATAAACTTCTGCAAACGACCGAAGAGCCATTTCACTCAGCCGTCTCCTCAGGGCGCTATGACGAAGCCTACAGGATGATCGCGGAAATCCAGCCTGCTCTGGCAACCCTCTTTGACGAAGTGAAAATCATGGCAGAAGATCCAAAAATTCAGGGAAACCGACTTGCTCTTCTCCAGCTTGTGTTTGACCGCTTTAGCAAACTGCTCGACTTCAGTAAAATCAGGGAGTAG
- the prfA gene encoding peptide chain release factor 1, with amino-acid sequence MEVKAKKLVDRLEEVERQLGDPAVLSDKSRYKELAQEHSYLSEVRNVFHALIRARQDLEDAEAMVKQEKDPAFADALREEIVSLQSQILDGEANLKNLLVPPDPNDSKNAIVELRAGTGGDEASLFVADCARMYKMFADKMGWKYELLSSTPTDMGGYKEFVMVMSGQNVYRLLRHEGGTHRVQRVPETEAQGRVHTSAITVAVLLEPDEDTDVHIEEKDLRVDTFRSSGAGGQHVNTTDSAVRLTHIPTGVVVECQQERSQHKNKAQAMRLLKAKILEAERRKKQEEISENRAQQVGSGDRSERIRTYNFPQNRVTDHRINMTKYNLDYVMEGDLEDFATALVAYFYEQQLQQE; translated from the coding sequence ATGGAAGTAAAAGCAAAAAAGCTTGTTGATCGCCTTGAAGAGGTGGAGCGGCAGTTGGGAGATCCGGCTGTCTTATCTGACAAATCCCGTTACAAAGAGCTCGCACAGGAGCACTCCTACCTCTCCGAGGTCAGGAATGTTTTTCATGCGCTCATCCGTGCGCGACAAGATCTTGAAGATGCAGAAGCTATGGTGAAGCAGGAAAAAGATCCCGCTTTCGCTGATGCGCTCCGCGAAGAGATTGTATCGTTGCAAAGCCAGATCCTCGACGGGGAAGCTAATCTGAAAAATCTTCTGGTGCCTCCAGATCCCAACGACAGTAAGAACGCGATCGTCGAACTCCGCGCTGGTACAGGCGGCGATGAAGCGTCGTTGTTTGTTGCTGATTGCGCCCGTATGTATAAGATGTTTGCTGATAAAATGGGCTGGAAGTATGAACTCCTTTCCAGTACTCCCACAGACATGGGCGGCTACAAGGAATTCGTCATGGTCATGTCGGGGCAAAACGTCTATCGATTGCTGAGGCATGAAGGCGGCACGCATAGGGTTCAAAGAGTGCCTGAAACAGAAGCTCAGGGACGCGTTCACACCTCCGCCATCACGGTTGCTGTTCTATTGGAGCCGGATGAAGATACCGATGTCCATATCGAGGAAAAAGATCTTCGTGTCGATACGTTCCGTTCATCAGGAGCCGGAGGCCAGCATGTTAACACGACAGACAGCGCAGTACGATTGACGCACATTCCGACAGGTGTCGTTGTCGAGTGTCAGCAAGAGCGAAGTCAGCACAAAAACAAAGCTCAGGCAATGAGATTGCTTAAAGCGAAGATTCTTGAAGCGGAACGCCGAAAAAAACAGGAAGAAATTTCTGAAAACCGCGCCCAGCAGGTTGGCAGCGGGGATAGATCGGAGAGAATACGTACCTATAACTTCCCTCAGAATAGGGTTACAGACCATCGAATTAATATGACGAAATATAACCTCGATTATGTGATGGAAGGTGATCTTGAGGATTTCGCAACGGCGTTAGTCGCCTATTTTTATGAGCAACAGCTTCAGCAGGAGTAG
- a CDS encoding type B 50S ribosomal protein L31 gives MKKEVHPEYQEVLFVDSSTGHRFVCGSTLKTDEKEVFEGKEYPVCRISISSSSHPFFTGSKGLVDAEGRVDKFRKRYQAKNESVKKDVEEDAEAFDKKPSKSKKI, from the coding sequence ATGAAAAAAGAAGTTCACCCCGAATATCAAGAAGTGCTGTTTGTCGACTCCTCGACAGGACACCGCTTTGTCTGCGGATCGACTCTGAAGACAGATGAAAAAGAAGTTTTTGAAGGGAAAGAGTATCCTGTATGCAGGATTTCCATCTCCTCCTCTTCCCATCCTTTCTTTACAGGTTCCAAAGGGCTCGTCGACGCTGAAGGACGTGTTGACAAGTTCCGTAAGCGTTACCAGGCTAAAAATGAAAGCGTTAAAAAGGATGTAGAAGAAGACGCTGAAGCTTTCGATAAGAAGCCTTCTAAGTCCAAAAAAATCTAA
- the prmC gene encoding peptide chain release factor N(5)-glutamine methyltransferase — translation MARKVQAVKQSGAAYLKNHGVVNSAAEASQILSSLLNVSEQSLFFASDSLSDSVYEEFFQRLTRRIAGEPLQQVIGYVDFLDCRIKINRSVLIPRQETEILADLVVRRLRPLSLEGKTLLDLCTGSGCLAIAIKKKLPEVRVVAADISLEALDMARMNAEENGVRIDFFQGDFFEPLRGEKFDFVVSNPPYISKLDYQELDAQVSLYEPKGALLAGETGMEFYERFEREALRYLNPTARVFFEIGFDQGKAIAALFSKSPWKKGVVEKDFASHDRFFSLEIE, via the coding sequence GTGGCTAGAAAAGTACAAGCGGTAAAACAATCGGGTGCCGCCTATTTAAAGAATCATGGAGTTGTCAACTCAGCTGCTGAGGCCTCCCAAATATTGTCGTCCCTTTTGAATGTATCCGAACAATCCCTGTTCTTTGCGTCTGATTCGCTCTCTGATTCCGTTTATGAAGAATTTTTCCAGCGTCTCACAAGACGCATTGCGGGCGAGCCTCTGCAGCAGGTGATCGGTTATGTCGATTTTTTGGATTGCCGCATTAAAATCAATCGATCGGTGTTGATTCCCCGCCAGGAGACTGAGATTTTGGCCGATCTGGTAGTCAGGCGCTTAAGACCGTTGTCGCTGGAGGGGAAAACTCTCCTGGATCTTTGCACGGGATCCGGTTGTCTTGCGATTGCGATTAAGAAGAAGCTGCCGGAGGTGCGGGTCGTTGCGGCGGATATCTCTTTGGAAGCGCTGGATATGGCGCGAATGAATGCGGAAGAAAATGGGGTCCGGATCGATTTTTTTCAGGGGGATTTTTTCGAGCCGCTTCGAGGAGAAAAATTTGACTTTGTCGTGTCTAACCCGCCCTATATCAGTAAGCTGGATTACCAGGAGCTTGACGCTCAGGTTTCTCTATATGAGCCGAAAGGTGCGCTTTTGGCGGGGGAGACGGGAATGGAGTTTTACGAAAGATTTGAGAGAGAGGCGCTTCGGTACCTTAATCCGACCGCAAGAGTTTTCTTTGAAATCGGTTTTGACCAAGGAAAGGCGATTGCCGCTCTTTTTTCCAAATCCCCATGGAAAAAGGGTGTCGTCGAAAAGGACTTTGCCTCGCACGACCGCTTCTTTTCCCTTGAAATTGAATGA